In Zobellia roscoffensis, the following are encoded in one genomic region:
- a CDS encoding BtrH N-terminal domain-containing protein, with product MQIEFTHKQSAHCENGVVSNLMRHNGFEVSEPMVFGIGSGLLFCYIPFLKVNHAPVVTYRAMPGLIFNKFAKRVGIKIKREKFSNPTSAQERLDENLAKNNPVGLQVGVYNLLYFPDEYRFHFNAHNLVVYGKVNDIYLISDPVMEKVTNLTEKQLEKVRFAKGAFAPKGHIYYPTSFPEKLELKSAIKKGIKETCRQMTAPVPIVGYKGIKTIAKLIRKWPKKKGAKVANHYLGQIVRMQEEIGTGGGGFRYIYAAFLQEASQILENEKLNELSKEMTKIGDDWRDFAVNASRIYKNRSPENDAYNKVADQLDDIANSEAAFFKKLKKAI from the coding sequence ATGCAAATAGAATTTACCCATAAACAATCGGCACACTGCGAAAATGGTGTAGTTAGTAATTTAATGCGCCACAACGGTTTTGAAGTAAGTGAACCTATGGTCTTTGGTATAGGGTCAGGTTTATTGTTTTGTTATATTCCATTTTTAAAAGTAAACCATGCTCCTGTTGTTACGTATAGAGCAATGCCTGGTTTGATTTTCAACAAGTTCGCCAAGAGGGTTGGTATCAAAATAAAACGAGAAAAATTCAGTAACCCCACATCTGCGCAAGAACGCCTAGATGAAAACTTAGCCAAAAACAATCCGGTTGGGCTACAAGTAGGCGTATACAATTTACTGTATTTTCCAGATGAATATCGGTTTCATTTCAATGCCCATAACTTAGTGGTCTATGGCAAGGTAAATGACATCTACCTAATTAGCGACCCTGTTATGGAAAAGGTAACTAATTTAACGGAGAAGCAATTAGAAAAGGTTCGTTTTGCAAAAGGCGCCTTTGCTCCAAAAGGTCATATCTATTATCCTACATCATTTCCTGAGAAATTAGAACTAAAGAGTGCCATCAAAAAAGGTATTAAAGAAACGTGTCGTCAAATGACTGCTCCAGTTCCTATTGTTGGTTATAAGGGTATAAAGACGATTGCAAAGCTCATTCGCAAATGGCCTAAGAAAAAAGGAGCTAAAGTTGCCAACCATTATTTAGGTCAGATTGTACGTATGCAAGAGGAAATTGGTACAGGCGGAGGTGGTTTTCGTTATATCTATGCTGCTTTTTTGCAAGAGGCTAGTCAAATTTTGGAAAATGAAAAGCTTAATGAACTTTCTAAGGAAATGACCAAAATTGGAGACGACTGGCGCGATTTTGCCGTGAACGCATCTCGTATCTATAAAAATCGTAGTCCAGAAAATGATGCCTATAATAAAGTTGCTGACCAACTAGATGATATTGCCAATAGTGAAGCAGCCTTTTTCAAAAAGCTAAAAAAAGCAATTTAA
- a CDS encoding beta-ketoacyl-ACP synthase III, which translates to MKNAYITKISKFLPNSPVENDQIEDKLGFIDGQKSRAKSIILRNNKIKKRYYAIDENGNVTHNNAQLTAAAIEDLCDADFNKENIELLSCGTSTPDQLLPSHAAMVHGVLKNGNMEINSASGVCCSGMNALKYGFMAIQVGQVKNAVCTGSEKVSTWTKADFYQEEIEHLKELEENPMIAFDKDFLRWMLSDGSGAMLVENEPKGDTPLKIEWMEGFSYAFEMETCMYAGGEKLENGELKPWSEFAPEDWSKKSVFAIKQDVKLLGENILKKGVDCLKTVYKKHGIGPDDVDYYLPHISSYFFKQGLYDEMKEQGVEMPWEKWFLNLEHVGNVGAASIYLMLEELVASGKLKKGDRILLHVPESARFSYTYAYLTVC; encoded by the coding sequence ATGAAAAACGCTTACATTACCAAAATATCCAAGTTTCTGCCCAATTCCCCTGTCGAAAATGACCAAATTGAAGACAAATTAGGCTTTATAGACGGACAAAAATCCAGGGCAAAAAGCATTATTCTTCGTAATAATAAAATTAAGAAAAGGTACTATGCCATTGACGAAAATGGCAATGTAACCCATAACAATGCCCAGCTTACCGCGGCAGCGATAGAAGACCTTTGCGATGCAGATTTCAACAAAGAAAACATAGAACTTCTTTCTTGTGGAACCTCAACACCTGATCAATTATTACCGTCTCACGCGGCTATGGTTCACGGTGTTTTGAAAAACGGGAATATGGAAATCAACTCCGCTTCAGGAGTTTGTTGTTCCGGCATGAATGCCCTTAAATATGGTTTTATGGCTATACAGGTAGGTCAAGTCAAGAACGCAGTTTGTACGGGTTCAGAAAAAGTTTCAACTTGGACCAAAGCAGATTTCTACCAAGAAGAAATTGAACATTTAAAGGAATTGGAGGAAAACCCCATGATTGCCTTTGATAAAGATTTTTTACGATGGATGCTTTCTGATGGATCAGGAGCCATGCTAGTAGAAAACGAACCAAAAGGAGATACACCACTTAAAATTGAGTGGATGGAAGGCTTTTCATATGCATTTGAAATGGAAACCTGTATGTACGCCGGTGGTGAGAAGCTAGAGAACGGTGAATTAAAACCGTGGAGCGAATTTGCCCCGGAAGACTGGTCAAAAAAATCCGTTTTCGCCATTAAGCAAGATGTGAAACTTTTAGGCGAAAACATCCTTAAAAAAGGAGTTGATTGCCTAAAAACGGTATATAAAAAACACGGCATTGGGCCCGATGATGTAGATTACTATTTACCACATATTTCTTCATACTTCTTTAAACAGGGCTTGTACGATGAAATGAAAGAACAAGGTGTAGAAATGCCATGGGAGAAATGGTTTTTAAACCTTGAACATGTAGGTAATGTTGGCGCTGCCTCTATTTACCTTATGTTAGAAGAATTAGTAGCTTCTGGCAAATTAAAAAAAGGAGATAGAATTTTACTACACGTACCGGAAAGTGCACGTTTTTCTTATACTTACGCCTATTTAACTGTATGTTAG
- a CDS encoding dialkylrecorsinol condensing enzyme DarA, whose product MKEVLVVYYSQTGQLRTIIDSVLSPLDQESVNITYHQIIPDEPYEFPWKKERFFDVFPESFLQIPTEINTPEASVLSKKYDLVILGHQVWYLTPSIPLNSFLKSEAAKTILNNTPVVTVIGVRNMWAMSQEKVKKMLIGLNAKLVGNIALVDNNINHISVITIVHWMLKGKKDRMWGIFPKPGVADNTIASANKFGNPIKEALITSDFSSLQEKLNDLDASKISNLLVQMDKRGNLLFSKWANLIKKKGNQGDPARKKWLRLFNYYLIFAIWLIAPLVFIVFLLTYIPMYNKIQRENKYYASVDYKE is encoded by the coding sequence ATGAAAGAAGTACTTGTTGTTTATTACTCCCAAACAGGGCAATTACGTACAATTATAGATTCTGTGCTATCCCCATTAGACCAAGAATCCGTTAACATTACCTATCATCAAATTATTCCTGACGAGCCGTATGAGTTCCCATGGAAAAAAGAACGATTCTTTGATGTTTTCCCAGAGTCTTTTCTTCAAATTCCTACAGAAATCAACACTCCAGAAGCATCTGTTTTATCTAAAAAATATGACTTGGTGATATTAGGCCATCAAGTTTGGTATCTAACTCCTTCCATCCCCCTAAATTCATTTTTAAAGTCGGAAGCAGCCAAAACAATATTGAACAATACACCTGTAGTTACGGTAATAGGTGTTCGTAACATGTGGGCCATGTCTCAAGAAAAAGTCAAAAAAATGTTGATCGGCTTAAACGCTAAGCTGGTGGGGAACATTGCCTTAGTAGACAACAACATCAATCATATTAGCGTCATCACCATTGTTCATTGGATGTTAAAAGGAAAAAAGGATCGTATGTGGGGTATTTTCCCTAAACCAGGAGTTGCAGACAATACTATTGCATCTGCGAATAAATTTGGCAACCCAATAAAAGAAGCCCTTATCACTTCTGACTTTTCTTCCTTACAAGAAAAATTAAACGATTTGGATGCATCAAAAATCAGCAACCTGCTGGTGCAGATGGACAAACGCGGCAATCTCCTATTTTCAAAATGGGCCAATCTCATTAAGAAAAAAGGAAACCAAGGAGACCCTGCCCGAAAAAAATGGCTACGTTTATTCAACTATTACCTGATATTTGCCATTTGGTTAATCGCACCTCTAGTTTTTATTGTATTTTTGCTCACTTATATCCCTATGTACAATAAAATACAGCGGGAAAATAAATATTACGCCTCTGTAGACTATAAGGAGTAA
- a CDS encoding ABC transporter permease — MEARTNIDIKNFLPHREPMLMASVTPYLDETSVETRFKIEDTCIFVKNGYLSETGLIENAAQTCAAIVGQSFFDDDDKDGSKNKVIGYISAVKKVQITTLPKVGETIATKGNLISRYDNDAFSSCTIASETFRNGELIVACTLNFLIHEV; from the coding sequence TTGGAAGCACGGACCAACATAGACATCAAGAATTTTCTACCTCACCGTGAGCCTATGCTTATGGCTAGCGTTACACCTTACCTTGATGAAACTTCTGTTGAAACCAGATTTAAAATAGAAGATACCTGCATTTTTGTTAAAAACGGATATCTATCTGAAACTGGACTTATAGAAAATGCTGCCCAAACTTGTGCCGCTATTGTTGGTCAAAGTTTTTTTGATGATGACGATAAAGATGGTAGCAAGAATAAGGTTATAGGCTATATAAGTGCTGTCAAGAAAGTTCAGATTACAACATTGCCCAAAGTAGGAGAAACCATTGCCACCAAAGGCAACCTTATTTCAAGATACGACAACGATGCTTTTAGCAGCTGCACCATTGCTTCTGAAACTTTCAGAAACGGAGAATTAATCGTAGCTTGTACTTTGAACTTTTTGATCCATGAGGTTTAA
- a CDS encoding ABC transporter ATP-binding protein has translation MIQINELSKKYKGADDYSVRSLNLTIAQGEIFGLLGPNGAGKTTLISMLSSLLKPTSGSFTIGELNYKDHKNQLKQLIGIVPQEYALYPSLTAFENLMYFGSMYGLKGQPLKDDINTHLETMGLSKFAHKKIKAFSGGMKRRINLISSILHKPKVLFLDEPTVGVDVQSKNVIMTHLKELNASGTTIIYTSHHLNEAEHFCTRVGIIDQGTLICLGKPKELIDQEPNAQHLEEVFLAKTGKALRDHA, from the coding sequence ATGATTCAAATCAATGAGCTTTCAAAAAAGTACAAAGGTGCCGACGATTATTCCGTCCGTAGTTTGAACTTAACCATAGCGCAAGGCGAAATATTTGGGCTACTAGGTCCAAATGGTGCAGGAAAGACCACGCTGATCTCAATGCTCAGCTCATTGTTAAAACCAACTTCCGGCAGTTTTACCATTGGAGAGCTAAATTACAAAGACCACAAAAATCAATTGAAGCAACTCATTGGTATTGTTCCTCAGGAATACGCCCTCTATCCTTCTTTGACCGCTTTTGAAAATCTTATGTATTTTGGTAGCATGTACGGTCTTAAAGGGCAACCGTTAAAAGATGATATTAATACGCATCTCGAAACGATGGGCCTATCAAAATTCGCCCATAAAAAAATAAAAGCATTCTCTGGAGGAATGAAAAGGCGCATCAACCTAATCTCTAGCATTCTGCACAAGCCCAAAGTACTTTTCTTAGACGAGCCTACCGTGGGTGTTGATGTACAATCAAAAAATGTGATCATGACTCATTTGAAAGAGTTAAACGCATCAGGTACAACTATAATTTACACCTCTCACCATTTGAACGAAGCTGAACATTTTTGCACACGTGTTGGCATTATAGACCAGGGTACTTTAATTTGTTTAGGAAAACCAAAAGAGCTTATAGACCAAGAACCAAATGCCCAACATTTAGAAGAAGTTTTTTTAGCCAAAACCGGTAAAGCACTACGCGATCATGCATAA